The nucleotide window GGTTATTAGGTATGGCCATTTATTTTTGTCTTATGGCTGAAGCATTTTTTGGTTATTTATTACCTTGGGGACAAATGTCCTATTGGGGAGCGCAAGTTATCGTTTCTCTCATTGATGCCTTAAGCCCACCTCTGGCCTTATGGATTCGTGGAGATTATGTGATTGCAGATGCCACACTCAATCGTTTTTTTGCTTTTCACGTTATCGCCATCCCCTTATTGTTATGTGTTCTCGTGTTTTTACATATCGTGGCATTACATACGGTGGGTTCCAATAATCCTGACGGCATTGAAATCAAGAAAGTAAAAGATCCGAATACGGGTATTCCCTTAGATGGTATTCCTTTCCACCCTTATTACACGGTGAAAGATTTAATGGGATTGATGGCGTTTTTTATTATTTTCTTTGCCATTGTCTTTTTCTCACCGGAATTTGGTGGCCACTTTTTGGAGGCCAACAACTTTATTCCAGCCGATCCATTAAAAACTCCGCCACATATTGAGCCGGTTTGGTACTTCACTCCTTTTTATGCCATTTTGCGTGCTATTCCTCAAAAGCAACTTGGCGTAATAGCCATGGGATTATCAGTTGCTATCTTTATGCTCTTGCCCTGGCTTGATCGTGGCATAGTGAAATCCATTCGTTATCGTGGGAAACTCTACAAAACAGCTTTATATTTGTTTTTTATTGCCTTTTTAATATTGGGTTATATGGGCACGCAAAACCCCACTATTTGGTATGTTAATCCAGTATCTAGAGTATGTTCTGTGGTGTACTTTGGCTTTTTCTTCCTGTTACCTTGGATAAGTCGTTTGGATAAAACAAAGCCTGTGCCTGAACGGTTGACTTAATGAGGGGCTGATGATGATAAAAAAAATAGTGCCGTTCATTTATCTAGTGATGTTAAGCGTCACTACAGTTGTTGCTCACGCTGAGGAAGAAGTGCCGCTTCAACATATTAGTATTAACGGAACAGACTATGCGTCCTTACAAAGAGGGGCTGAACACTTTATTAATTATTGTGTGACCTGTCATGGTGCAAAGTTTGTTCGTTACGATTTATTAGAAAAAATTGGTTTAAATAAGCAACAGATTGAAAAAAATCTCATTTTAACGGGCTCAAAAATCAGCGACAGTATGGTAGTGGCTTTTAGTTCCAGAGATGCAAAAGAATGGTTTGGCGTAGCCCCCCCTGATTTATCCGTTGAGGCAAGAGTCAGAGGCGCTGATTGGTTATATTCTTATTTAAAAGGATTTTACCAAGATGATTCGCGCCCATCAGGTTGGAATAATGTGGTTTTCCCTAATGTGGCAATGCCCCATGTTCTTTATGCGCTTCAGGGTACCCAAGTATTGGCACCTAATGCGGATCGTCAACACTTAACTAAAGAGAGTCTAGTATTAGAAAAACCCGGTAAATTAACCGCTGCAGAGTATGATCAATTCGTTTATGATCTTGTAAACTATATGTCTTTTATGGCCGAGCCCAATCGGGAGACTAGAATTCATATGGGTTATGGTGTCATAATCTTCTTAATTTTGGGCTTTGCCCTCTCCTATGCTCTGAAAAAAGAGTTTTGGAAAGACATTCATTAATTTAACGCCTAGCACACGAGATAATAGTTATGATGACATTGTATTCAGGCACCACGTGCCCCTTTAGCCATCGCTGCCGTATCGTTTTATACGAAAAAGGTATGGATTTTCAGATCATTGATATTGATTTATTTAATAAGCCAGAAGATATTGGCATTATGAATCCTTATAATGAAGTACCTATTTTGGTGGAAAGAGATTTAATTCTGTTTGAATCCAACATTATTAATGAATATATTGACGAGCGTTTCCCTCATCCGCAATTAATGCCAGCTGATCCTGTGATGCGTGCCCGTGCTAGATTGTTCTTATTCCGTTTTGAGAAAGAACTCTTTAATCAAGTATCTATTATTGAAAGTGGTAACGCTAAATTGATTGATAAGGCGAGAGCCTCAGTTCGTGATAGCTTAGCTCAAATTGCACCAGTATTCGTTAAGCAAAAATTCATGCTTGGTGAAGAATTTTCCATGTTAGATGTCACTATTGCTCCACTCTTATGGCGTTTAGAGCATTACGATATTACTTTGCCAAAGAGTGCTGCTCCACTACTTAAGTACGCAGAAAGATTGTTTGCAAGACAAGCGTTTATTGATTCAATGACGCCAGCAGAAAAAGCAATGAGGAAATAAGTATGGCCACATCAACCAAACCCTATCTTGCGCGAGCTCTATGGGAATGGTGTTGTGATAACGGATTCACGCCTCTAATTCATGTGACCGTTAATCAGCAAACCCGGGTACCTATACAGTTTGTTAAAGAGGGACAGATTGTGTTAAATATCAGTCAAAATGCGACCCGTGGTTTGCAAATGAGTAATGACTCGATTCAATTTAATGCGCGTTTTGGTGGTGTTTCTCAAGAAGTTAATGTACCTTGGTCGTCTGTTTCTGGGTTATATGCAAAAGAGACGGGTGAGGGTATGTTCTTTGATATCGAGCCTGACGACTCAGAGGATATTGAGTTGGATAATTCGGCTGAAATAGCATCAACATTAGAGGTTGAAGTAGCATCACCCAATAAAAAACCAAGGCCTAACCTGACAATCATCAAGTAATCAGGTATCATATGCGTTTTACAGGGCCGGCATAGCTCAGATGGTAGAGCAGCTGATTTGTAATCAGAAGGTCGTGAGTTCGATTCTTACTGTCGGCACCAATAAAATCAATAACTTACATAACAGACACTCTACCTAATCCGGCTCTTTCCCATTTAAGGGGGCAGTTTTAAGGCTCTTTCCCATTTAAGGGGGCAGTTTTAATCATCCACAGAGCACCTTAACACGCACTCTGTAATTCTCAAAGTTTCTAAATCCATAAGCTCTTCTCTGAATCAGTTTCATCTTACGGTGAAACTCTTCTGTAATACCGTTAGATTTACTAAAACGCCACATTCTCGCAATCTCTTCTTTCCATGAACTGAGTGTTTTACCTAAGGCAGATAATGGTTTAAAAGCACTTTGTTTTAACTCAGTTAGCATATTTAGGAATACAGGAATCACTTCACGACACGCCTGTTGCGTTAAAGCCCTTTTCATTAACAACGTATGAAGTTGTTGTTGGAATTGATAAATAGCTGCAATAGCTGGATGTTGAGCTAAGAACAGATCTCTTTTGGCCTTTTTATCTTGACTTAGGTTGTCCGGCCTTGTTCTCAATAACGCCAAGATCCCTCTATTGCTTTTTATCTCACTACAGAGTTCTCTGTACGTCATCATGCACTGATGTTGAATTAAACGAATCACATGAAACCTGTCGCTAACAATTAATGCATTAGGGAAGTACTTTTTAACAATAGAGCGATAGGTACTACTTAAATCCATACAGATGACCTTAACTTGCTCCTTGCCGGGTAACTGATGCAAATAGCCCTTTAAGTCCCCCTCACTACGGCCACGAACCACATCAAAGATCCTATGCTTTCGTAGATCACAAAGCGTGGTAGCAAACCCCTCTTTCTTACTAAAGAAGTGTTCATCAATACCAAGCACTAATGGACAGACCTTAGTTAAGAGCTCTCCATGCTGTTGTTGGTAGTGACGTTGATACCAACGTTCTATGGTGGCTTTGCCTTTATTGTAGCGTTCAGCCAAGTCTTTTTGAGATACACCACGACT belongs to Ferrovum sp. PN-J185 and includes:
- a CDS encoding cytochrome b, whose protein sequence is MRATLSRLQHWIDDRFPMTSVWRDHLAEYYAPKNFNFWYYFGSLATIVLVMQIITGIFLTMNYKPDAKLAFASVEYIMRDVDYGWLIRYMHSTGASMFFVVVYLHMTRGMLYGSYKKPRELIWLLGMAIYFCLMAEAFFGYLLPWGQMSYWGAQVIVSLIDALSPPLALWIRGDYVIADATLNRFFAFHVIAIPLLLCVLVFLHIVALHTVGSNNPDGIEIKKVKDPNTGIPLDGIPFHPYYTVKDLMGLMAFFIIFFAIVFFSPEFGGHFLEANNFIPADPLKTPPHIEPVWYFTPFYAILRAIPQKQLGVIAMGLSVAIFMLLPWLDRGIVKSIRYRGKLYKTALYLFFIAFLILGYMGTQNPTIWYVNPVSRVCSVVYFGFFFLLPWISRLDKTKPVPERLT
- a CDS encoding ClpXP protease specificity-enhancing factor; protein product: MATSTKPYLARALWEWCCDNGFTPLIHVTVNQQTRVPIQFVKEGQIVLNISQNATRGLQMSNDSIQFNARFGGVSQEVNVPWSSVSGLYAKETGEGMFFDIEPDDSEDIELDNSAEIASTLEVEVASPNKKPRPNLTIIK
- a CDS encoding glutathione S-transferase N-terminal domain-containing protein, which produces MMTLYSGTTCPFSHRCRIVLYEKGMDFQIIDIDLFNKPEDIGIMNPYNEVPILVERDLILFESNIINEYIDERFPHPQLMPADPVMRARARLFLFRFEKELFNQVSIIESGNAKLIDKARASVRDSLAQIAPVFVKQKFMLGEEFSMLDVTIAPLLWRLEHYDITLPKSAAPLLKYAERLFARQAFIDSMTPAEKAMRK
- a CDS encoding cytochrome c1, with the translated sequence MMIKKIVPFIYLVMLSVTTVVAHAEEEVPLQHISINGTDYASLQRGAEHFINYCVTCHGAKFVRYDLLEKIGLNKQQIEKNLILTGSKISDSMVVAFSSRDAKEWFGVAPPDLSVEARVRGADWLYSYLKGFYQDDSRPSGWNNVVFPNVAMPHVLYALQGTQVLAPNADRQHLTKESLVLEKPGKLTAAEYDQFVYDLVNYMSFMAEPNRETRIHMGYGVIIFLILGFALSYALKKEFWKDIH
- a CDS encoding ISL3 family transposase; the protein is MPKNNLILNLPGFSIVKVSGYQPLLLDVKYNRLARCSHCHSKQVRKKASYIRTVHHELIGHRRSILRFKAYKLYCHTCCRYGNQQFPGINKYQRATWRAQAAVFHDHSRGVSQKDLAERYNKGKATIERWYQRHYQQQHGELLTKVCPLVLGIDEHFFSKKEGFATTLCDLRKHRIFDVVRGRSEGDLKGYLHQLPGKEQVKVICMDLSSTYRSIVKKYFPNALIVSDRFHVIRLIQHQCMMTYRELCSEIKSNRGILALLRTRPDNLSQDKKAKRDLFLAQHPAIAAIYQFQQQLHTLLMKRALTQQACREVIPVFLNMLTELKQSAFKPLSALGKTLSSWKEEIARMWRFSKSNGITEEFHRKMKLIQRRAYGFRNFENYRVRVKVLCG